In Xanthomonas sp. SI, the following are encoded in one genomic region:
- a CDS encoding bifunctional serine/threonine-protein kinase/formylglycine-generating enzyme family protein, protein MHEDTATVVELVAAMRTGELDLKAVLDALAKRSAVPEADYRAGVETLWQLRQQHLLDDVTVTTLVTRLDALRADGGTAPVAAPIDDDATVVMPRRAPPPPPAAVDDEATRVQPAMPLPQAGADRTGATGTGGATGTAGTASLASWQRLADAAGGDYATVGTLLKSRFYLERELGRGGMGVVYLARDERKVEARDRDPWLAVKVLSDEFRRHPDSLIALQREARRSQKLAHDNIVRVYDFDKDRTLVFMTMEYIDGCDLKTLIREQAYNGMPLARARPLIEGMARALARAHAAGVVHSDFKPGNVMVTRDGVAKVFDFGIARAGKHAADVAGEQTVFDAATLGALTPAYASLEMIRGQEPTPADDIYALGCVCFELLTGKHPFDKLSAEVALRDKRVPPPVPGLTKRQYQTLCAAVAFPAAHRLSKVEALLEGLREVPLRERALPLLGYGTAALVLVGAGGWGASRYLHQRHLEQVTARFGAADPQRYVDETQAMQALASLDDDDRRRLLVDRGDLIQDFLLRRLDALWNPASGRYDYRGALQAFALRDRLRLYSPALDARRESMEREKNERLNALDTALNAQIAAGAIFRDRADNALATLDQVRRIDPNSALLRHPELELRLDAAIQQAADTQQWAQARTRLQQARATLPDSLRLQLRGAQLELAQHHASQPAVAALHDPAQARKALAALLAEPSADLDWQDNVEAALAVLPAAERDAQDAALAAAIAAAVAPQSDPLQLPGAQALVDFGLTQAPQAPQLLAQRERLQTLQQQLQTMLARESAEAEVTSRIESMRRAAAANDLDKARQALARIGALQPQHPFLQKEAPQLLAGVYLGNAAGAFRQGRYRQAADVLGQGVAALGDRAELRAAQARYDVVAAVMDGSAQALPAAARQQLGQRLEALYRSDAQAMAQLEADLKARGQLPEGTLGARLQRQAGSDAPSSDALAPTPAAAVEPAAKDATRKPASGKPAAKPATAPAASARAPAAGAASDEEPLPPVPTGPDPCAAAAPGRGKACFDALGAQRGPMLVVVPGLAGGKPYALSRAEVAVADFNLFCQATGKCTAQPAGDAELARAPVRNISLTQARAYLRWLTIASGGWRYRLPTDAEWQHAAQAGSDWRQAEDSNCVPPTASAGDASRAPLPPRGREPNPWGLINVTGNVWEWVSSGAGVQARGGSFASYWADCTVQARRADNGSAQPDVGLRVLRELP, encoded by the coding sequence GTGCATGAAGATACCGCTACCGTCGTCGAGCTGGTCGCCGCGATGCGCACCGGCGAGCTAGACCTGAAGGCCGTGCTCGACGCATTGGCCAAACGCAGCGCCGTGCCCGAGGCCGACTACCGGGCCGGGGTGGAAACGCTGTGGCAGCTGCGCCAGCAGCATCTGCTCGACGACGTCACCGTGACCACGCTGGTGACCCGCCTCGACGCCTTGCGCGCGGACGGCGGCACCGCGCCCGTGGCCGCACCGATCGACGACGACGCCACCGTGGTGATGCCGCGCCGTGCGCCGCCGCCGCCGCCGGCGGCGGTCGACGACGAAGCCACCCGCGTGCAGCCGGCAATGCCGCTGCCGCAGGCCGGCGCCGACCGCACCGGGGCGACCGGCACCGGCGGCGCGACCGGCACCGCGGGCACCGCCAGCCTGGCCAGCTGGCAACGCCTGGCCGATGCCGCCGGCGGCGATTACGCCACGGTCGGCACGCTGCTGAAGAGCCGCTTCTACCTGGAGCGCGAACTCGGCCGCGGCGGCATGGGCGTGGTCTACCTGGCGCGCGACGAACGCAAGGTCGAGGCGCGCGACCGCGACCCATGGCTGGCGGTGAAGGTGCTCAGCGACGAGTTCCGCCGCCATCCCGATTCGTTGATCGCGCTGCAGCGCGAGGCGCGGCGCTCGCAGAAGCTGGCCCACGACAACATCGTGCGCGTCTACGACTTCGACAAGGACCGCACCCTGGTCTTCATGACCATGGAGTACATCGACGGCTGCGACCTGAAGACGCTGATCCGCGAGCAGGCCTACAACGGCATGCCGCTGGCGCGCGCGCGGCCGCTGATCGAGGGCATGGCGCGGGCCCTGGCGCGGGCGCATGCCGCCGGCGTGGTGCATTCGGATTTCAAGCCGGGCAACGTGATGGTCACCCGCGACGGCGTGGCCAAGGTGTTCGATTTCGGCATCGCCCGCGCCGGCAAGCACGCCGCCGACGTGGCCGGCGAGCAGACCGTGTTCGATGCGGCCACGCTCGGCGCGCTGACCCCGGCCTACGCCAGCCTGGAAATGATCCGCGGCCAGGAGCCTACGCCGGCCGACGACATCTACGCACTCGGTTGCGTGTGCTTCGAGCTGCTCACCGGCAAGCATCCGTTCGACAAGCTCAGCGCCGAAGTGGCGTTGCGCGACAAGCGCGTGCCGCCACCGGTGCCGGGCCTGACCAAGCGCCAGTACCAGACCCTGTGCGCAGCGGTGGCGTTTCCCGCCGCGCACCGCCTGAGCAAGGTCGAGGCGCTGCTGGAAGGCCTGCGCGAGGTGCCGCTGCGCGAGCGCGCGCTGCCGCTGCTGGGCTACGGCACCGCGGCGCTGGTGCTGGTCGGGGCCGGCGGCTGGGGCGCGTCGCGCTATCTGCATCAGCGTCATCTGGAGCAGGTCACCGCGCGCTTCGGCGCGGCCGATCCGCAGCGTTACGTCGACGAGACCCAGGCGATGCAGGCGCTGGCCAGTCTGGACGACGACGACCGCCGGCGCCTGCTGGTGGACCGCGGCGACCTGATCCAGGATTTCCTGTTGCGCCGCCTGGATGCGCTGTGGAATCCGGCCAGCGGGCGCTACGACTACCGCGGCGCACTGCAGGCGTTCGCGCTGCGCGACCGGCTGCGGCTGTATTCGCCGGCGCTGGACGCCCGCCGCGAGAGCATGGAGCGCGAGAAGAACGAACGCCTCAACGCGCTGGATACCGCGCTCAACGCGCAGATCGCCGCCGGCGCCATCTTCCGCGACCGCGCCGACAACGCACTGGCCACGCTGGACCAGGTGCGGCGCATCGATCCGAACAGCGCGCTGCTGCGCCACCCGGAACTGGAGCTGCGCCTGGACGCGGCGATCCAGCAGGCTGCCGACACGCAGCAGTGGGCGCAGGCGCGCACCCGCCTGCAGCAGGCGCGCGCGACGCTGCCCGATTCGCTGCGGCTGCAGTTGCGCGGCGCGCAGCTGGAACTGGCGCAGCACCATGCCAGCCAGCCGGCGGTAGCGGCGCTGCACGATCCGGCGCAGGCGCGCAAGGCGCTGGCGGCGCTGCTGGCCGAGCCTTCCGCCGACCTGGACTGGCAGGACAACGTCGAGGCGGCGCTGGCGGTCCTGCCGGCGGCCGAGCGCGATGCGCAGGACGCGGCGCTGGCGGCGGCGATCGCCGCGGCGGTCGCGCCGCAGAGCGATCCGTTGCAGTTGCCGGGCGCGCAGGCCCTGGTCGATTTCGGCCTGACCCAGGCGCCGCAGGCGCCGCAGCTGCTGGCCCAGCGCGAGCGCCTGCAGACCCTGCAGCAACAGTTGCAGACCATGCTGGCGCGCGAGAGCGCCGAGGCCGAAGTGACCTCGCGGATCGAATCGATGCGCCGCGCCGCGGCCGCCAACGATCTGGACAAGGCGCGCCAGGCGCTGGCGCGCATCGGCGCGCTGCAACCGCAACATCCGTTCCTGCAGAAGGAAGCGCCGCAGCTGCTGGCCGGGGTCTATCTCGGCAACGCCGCCGGCGCGTTCCGCCAGGGCCGCTATCGGCAGGCCGCCGACGTGCTCGGCCAGGGTGTCGCCGCGCTCGGCGACCGCGCCGAACTGCGCGCCGCGCAGGCCCGCTACGACGTCGTCGCCGCGGTGATGGACGGCAGCGCGCAGGCCTTGCCCGCCGCCGCGCGACAGCAACTCGGCCAGCGCCTGGAGGCGCTGTACCGCAGCGATGCGCAGGCGATGGCGCAGCTGGAAGCCGACCTGAAGGCGCGCGGGCAGCTGCCCGAAGGCACGCTCGGCGCACGCCTGCAGCGCCAGGCCGGCAGCGATGCGCCCAGTTCAGATGCATTGGCGCCGACGCCGGCTGCAGCGGTCGAGCCGGCCGCCAAGGACGCCACGCGCAAACCCGCGAGCGGCAAGCCCGCCGCCAAGCCGGCGACCGCGCCTGCGGCCAGCGCACGTGCGCCTGCCGCCGGCGCGGCGAGCGACGAGGAACCGTTGCCGCCGGTGCCGACCGGCCCCGATCCTTGCGCCGCTGCCGCGCCCGGACGCGGCAAGGCCTGCTTCGATGCGCTCGGCGCGCAGCGCGGGCCGATGCTGGTGGTGGTGCCCGGCCTGGCCGGCGGCAAGCCCTACGCGCTGTCGCGCGCGGAAGTGGCGGTGGCCGATTTCAACCTGTTCTGCCAGGCCACCGGCAAGTGCACCGCGCAACCGGCCGGGGATGCGGAACTGGCGCGCGCGCCGGTGCGCAACATCAGCCTGACCCAGGCCCGCGCCTACCTGCGCTGGCTGACCATCGCCAGCGGCGGCTGGCGCTATCGCCTGCCCACCGATGCCGAATGGCAGCACGCCGCGCAGGCCGGCAGCGACTGGCGGCAAGCCGAGGACAGCAATTGCGTGCCGCCCACCGCCAGCGCCGGCGACGCCAGCCGCGCACCGTTGCCGCCGCGCGGCCGCGAGCCCAATCCATGGGGGCTGATCAATGTCACCGGCAACGTCTGGGAGTGGGTGTCCAGCGGCGCCGGGGTGCAGGCGCGCGGCGGCAGTTTCGCCAGCTATTGGGCCGATTGCACGGTGCAGGCGCGGCGTGCCGACAACGGCTCGGCGCAGCCGGACGTGGGCCTGCGCGTGCTGCGGGAGTTGCCATGA
- the tssM gene encoding type VI secretion system membrane subunit TssM, with amino-acid sequence MLRSGWVVTMVGLLLAALLIWLIGPYIGIAGHQPLAGAVPRLLLILLLVGVWAGWLQWQQLRARRQSRQLATEMATPSALDALGDDRQARGADERDQLQARFHEAVQILRKRRGGGDLYTLPWYVVIGPPGSGKSTLLQHSGLHFPLAARFGQQALRGIGGTRNCDWWFTDEAVFLDTAGRYTTQDSDRQVDAGAWIDFLRLLRRYRRRRPLNGVLVTMSMSDLLLLDDAERDLHVQAIRRRLDELSEQLKMSVPVYLVFTKCDLIGGFGEFFDDLNPEQRAQVWGVSFPLPRSLDGTAARGFADEYALLQERLNARLFERMHVERDRSRRAAILSFPQQFAALGEAARQFVEGVFAGTAYGTPPLLRGVYLTSGTQEGTPIDRMMGAVARTFGLAEASVQAPGAQRRTFFVERLLSQVLLRESGLAGRAPALERRRAWLQVAGYAGIALLGVLLLGGLSGSYLGNRAYLQQVRAALDARPHSPDPDSAATTPQYFALALQQLEGTRALAQVAQQYRDGAPWSMRMGLYQGDAVGEELHDAYLRQLNGTLVPGVALRLRQGMAENAGAPQALYYYLKGYLMLGQPQHLDAPQLTALSAIEWRKLFPADTVLQQALAGHFQALLDEPGRLRALSLDPALLEQARNTLRSADLATLVYGNLKLSQPQAGAEPLQLDKALGLLGNVFQRNSGTALSEPLPALYTQPVFAALAGQGIGEAVEQFVRDDWVFGPRRIDALGKARLAQQVRVLYEQDYIRYWDGLLADLQLQPAADLQQASAIAAKLAGPSSPLRLLLGVVRDNTQQLLRAPPPKPGQDAASKAAGKAGAKMAAKLPGGNAAMAAALAASGDAGDAGAAPPGEAIASHFAALNALASGAPGATPLDHLLGVLDQLSKTLLTMTDPATASPQPNAQLLLARQEAAQLPPPLSAWLQALTGSSAALMTRGAQTALDAQVQQAVGVVCAEFVKGRYPFDPASAQEIPLQNFGELFGVGGRFDALYRDALQKLLDTSGRDWRWKSGPDALAGAPGLPAQLQLAERIKQKYFRGAAQPEVGFTVLAPILDAGVARLTVDIEGQRFDYTAGGVDSMPMKWPGPTPGHVSIAAFGADGAALGRLDYQGDWALFRALQAGDLQNPSDLRFVAHFDVGGHAVQLPLRAGNLRHPFLDADVRRFACGG; translated from the coding sequence ATGCTGCGATCCGGTTGGGTCGTGACCATGGTCGGGCTGCTGCTGGCGGCGCTGCTGATCTGGCTGATCGGCCCGTACATCGGCATCGCCGGACACCAGCCGCTGGCCGGCGCGGTGCCACGGCTGCTGCTGATCCTGCTGCTGGTCGGCGTGTGGGCCGGCTGGCTGCAGTGGCAGCAGCTGCGCGCGCGCCGGCAGAGCCGCCAGTTGGCCACCGAGATGGCCACCCCGTCGGCGCTGGACGCGCTCGGCGACGACCGCCAGGCGCGCGGCGCCGACGAACGCGACCAACTGCAGGCGCGCTTCCACGAGGCGGTGCAGATCCTGCGCAAGCGCCGCGGCGGCGGCGATCTGTACACGCTGCCGTGGTACGTGGTGATCGGCCCGCCCGGCTCGGGCAAGAGCACCTTGCTGCAGCATTCCGGCTTGCACTTCCCGCTCGCCGCGCGTTTCGGCCAGCAGGCGCTGCGCGGCATCGGCGGCACCCGCAACTGCGACTGGTGGTTCACCGACGAAGCGGTGTTCCTGGATACCGCCGGCCGCTACACCACGCAGGATTCCGACCGCCAGGTCGATGCCGGCGCGTGGATCGATTTCCTGCGCCTGCTGCGCCGTTACCGCCGCCGCCGCCCGCTCAATGGCGTGCTGGTGACGATGAGCATGTCCGACCTGCTGCTGCTCGACGACGCCGAGCGCGACCTGCACGTGCAGGCGATCCGGCGCCGCCTGGACGAACTCAGCGAGCAGCTGAAGATGAGCGTGCCGGTGTACCTGGTGTTCACCAAGTGCGACCTGATCGGCGGCTTCGGCGAGTTTTTCGACGATCTCAATCCCGAGCAGCGCGCGCAGGTGTGGGGCGTGTCGTTCCCGCTGCCGCGCAGCCTCGACGGCACGGCCGCGCGCGGCTTCGCCGACGAGTACGCGCTGCTGCAGGAGCGGCTCAATGCGCGCCTGTTCGAACGCATGCACGTGGAACGCGACCGTTCCCGGCGCGCGGCGATCCTGTCGTTCCCGCAGCAGTTCGCCGCGCTCGGCGAAGCGGCGCGGCAATTCGTCGAAGGCGTGTTCGCCGGCACCGCCTACGGCACGCCGCCGCTGCTGCGTGGCGTGTACCTGACCTCGGGCACCCAGGAAGGCACGCCGATCGACCGCATGATGGGCGCGGTGGCGCGCACCTTCGGCCTGGCCGAAGCCAGCGTGCAGGCGCCGGGCGCGCAGCGCCGCACCTTCTTCGTCGAACGCCTGCTCAGCCAGGTGCTGCTGCGCGAATCCGGCCTGGCCGGGCGCGCGCCGGCGCTGGAGCGGCGCCGCGCCTGGCTGCAGGTGGCCGGCTACGCCGGCATCGCGCTGCTCGGCGTGCTGCTGCTGGGCGGACTCAGCGGCAGCTACCTGGGCAACCGCGCCTACCTGCAGCAGGTGCGCGCGGCGCTGGATGCGCGCCCGCACAGTCCGGACCCGGACAGCGCGGCCACCACGCCGCAGTACTTCGCGCTGGCGCTGCAGCAACTGGAAGGTACCCGCGCGCTGGCGCAGGTCGCGCAGCAGTACCGCGACGGCGCGCCGTGGTCGATGCGGATGGGCCTGTACCAGGGCGATGCGGTCGGCGAGGAACTGCACGACGCCTACCTGCGCCAGCTCAACGGCACCCTGGTGCCGGGCGTGGCGCTGCGCCTGCGCCAGGGCATGGCCGAGAACGCGGGCGCGCCGCAGGCGCTGTACTACTACCTCAAGGGCTACCTGATGCTGGGCCAGCCGCAGCATCTGGACGCGCCGCAGCTGACTGCGCTGAGCGCGATCGAATGGCGCAAGCTGTTCCCCGCCGACACGGTGCTGCAGCAGGCCCTGGCCGGGCATTTCCAGGCGCTGCTCGACGAACCCGGGCGGCTGCGCGCGCTGTCGCTGGATCCGGCGCTGCTGGAGCAGGCGCGCAACACGCTGCGTTCGGCCGACCTGGCCACGCTGGTGTACGGCAACCTCAAGCTGTCGCAACCGCAGGCCGGCGCCGAGCCGCTGCAGCTGGACAAGGCGCTGGGCCTGCTCGGCAACGTGTTCCAGCGCAACAGCGGCACCGCGTTGTCCGAACCGCTGCCGGCGCTGTACACGCAACCGGTGTTCGCCGCGCTGGCCGGGCAGGGCATCGGCGAGGCGGTCGAACAGTTCGTGCGCGACGACTGGGTGTTCGGCCCGCGCCGCATCGACGCGCTGGGCAAGGCGCGGCTGGCGCAGCAGGTGCGCGTGCTCTACGAACAGGACTACATCCGCTACTGGGACGGCCTGCTGGCCGACCTGCAGCTGCAGCCGGCCGCCGACCTGCAGCAGGCCAGCGCGATCGCGGCCAAGCTGGCCGGGCCGAGTTCGCCGTTGCGGCTGCTGCTCGGCGTGGTCCGCGACAACACCCAGCAGCTGCTGCGCGCGCCGCCGCCCAAGCCCGGGCAGGACGCGGCGAGCAAGGCGGCGGGCAAGGCCGGCGCGAAAATGGCGGCCAAGCTGCCCGGCGGCAACGCGGCCATGGCCGCGGCGCTGGCGGCCAGCGGCGACGCCGGCGATGCCGGTGCCGCTCCGCCTGGCGAGGCCATCGCCAGCCATTTCGCCGCGCTCAACGCGCTCGCCAGCGGTGCGCCCGGCGCCACGCCGCTGGACCACCTGCTCGGCGTGCTCGACCAGCTCAGCAAGACCTTGCTGACCATGACCGATCCGGCCACCGCCTCGCCGCAGCCCAACGCGCAATTGCTGCTGGCGCGACAGGAAGCGGCGCAACTGCCGCCGCCGCTGTCGGCCTGGCTGCAGGCGTTGACCGGCAGCAGCGCCGCGCTGATGACCCGCGGCGCGCAGACCGCATTGGATGCGCAGGTGCAGCAGGCGGTGGGCGTGGTCTGCGCCGAATTCGTCAAGGGCCGCTATCCGTTCGATCCGGCCAGCGCGCAGGAGATCCCGCTGCAGAATTTCGGCGAACTGTTCGGCGTCGGCGGGCGCTTCGATGCGCTGTACCGCGACGCGCTGCAGAAACTGCTCGACACCAGCGGCCGCGACTGGCGCTGGAAGAGCGGCCCGGATGCGCTGGCCGGCGCGCCGGGCTTGCCGGCGCAACTGCAGCTGGCCGAGCGCATCAAGCAAAAATACTTCCGCGGCGCGGCGCAGCCGGAAGTCGGCTTCACCGTGCTGGCGCCGATCCTGGATGCCGGCGTGGCGCGGCTGACCGTGGACATCGAAGGCCAGCGCTTCGACTACACCGCCGGCGGCGTGGACAGCATGCCGATGAAATGGCCCGGGCCCACGCCCGGCCACGTCAGCATCGCCGCCTTCGGCGCCGACGGCGCCGCGCTGGGCCGGCTCGACTACCAGGGCGACTGGGCGCTGTTCCGCGCGCTGCAGGCCGGTGACCTGCAGAACCCGTCGGACCTGCGCTTCGTCGCCCATTTCGATGTCGGGGGCCATGCGGTGCAACTGCCGCTGCGCGCCGGCAACCTGCGCCATCCCTTCCTCGACGCCGACGTGCGTCGTTTCGCGTGTGGGGGTTGA
- the tagF gene encoding type VI secretion system-associated protein TagF, translating to MALPGFFGKLPSAGDFVQRRLPPAFVEPWDRHFSQLIAGAREQLGTQWAPAYRGSGLHAFVLGNGLCGGMAWAGVLGPGEDRVGRCFPLAIALPLTQGAAPERSWYARAATLLGQALADRALGVEAFDAQLQALAPDPDATAIPNAPRALAGQALWWSGDGVVQHSVGLLSAHDYLGWLTSAALALPEATR from the coding sequence ATGGCATTGCCCGGATTCTTCGGCAAGCTGCCGAGCGCCGGCGACTTCGTGCAGCGGCGGCTGCCGCCGGCATTCGTCGAACCGTGGGACCGGCATTTCTCGCAACTGATCGCCGGCGCGCGCGAGCAGCTCGGCACGCAGTGGGCGCCGGCCTATCGCGGCAGCGGCCTGCATGCGTTCGTGCTCGGCAATGGCCTGTGCGGCGGGATGGCCTGGGCCGGCGTGCTGGGGCCGGGCGAGGACCGCGTCGGCCGCTGTTTCCCGCTGGCGATCGCGTTGCCGCTGACGCAGGGCGCCGCGCCGGAGCGTAGCTGGTATGCGCGTGCGGCCACGCTGCTCGGCCAGGCGCTGGCCGATCGCGCGCTGGGCGTGGAGGCGTTCGACGCGCAGCTGCAGGCGCTGGCGCCGGATCCGGACGCCACCGCCATTCCCAATGCGCCGCGCGCGCTGGCCGGGCAGGCGTTGTGGTGGAGCGGCGACGGCGTGGTGCAGCACAGCGTCGGCCTGTTGTCCGCGCACGACTATCTTGGCTGGCTGACATCGGCCGCGCTCGCGCTGCCGGAGGCCACGCGCTGA
- a CDS encoding PP2C family serine/threonine-protein phosphatase: MTAHHYRSAGHTEVGKVRRHNEDALLLRDDAGLWVVADGLGGHAAGDYASGLIVERLATLPRAADVCDFIEAIEDALAQINTELLHCAAQRQVDMIASTVVLLVHDPDFMLYGWVGDSRGYGRLGGALRQLTRDHVHGVKDDATQFAHAGASAEPAANAGVLTRAVGAQEPLFVDWVLAPSASGAQFLLCSDGINKEIPDPELDAECRLHGEPQALLTRLFELAMGRAARDNVTAVVVRLQE, translated from the coding sequence ATGACCGCACACCACTATCGCTCGGCCGGGCATACCGAAGTCGGCAAGGTGCGCCGCCACAACGAGGATGCGCTGCTGCTGCGCGACGACGCCGGGCTGTGGGTGGTCGCCGACGGGCTCGGCGGGCATGCCGCCGGCGACTACGCCAGCGGCTTGATCGTCGAGCGCCTGGCGACGCTGCCGCGCGCGGCCGACGTGTGCGATTTCATCGAGGCGATCGAGGACGCGCTGGCGCAGATCAACACCGAACTGCTGCACTGCGCAGCGCAGCGCCAGGTCGACATGATCGCTTCCACCGTGGTGCTGCTGGTGCACGACCCGGATTTCATGCTGTACGGCTGGGTCGGCGACAGCCGCGGCTACGGCCGCCTCGGGGGGGCGCTGCGCCAGCTCACCCGCGACCACGTGCATGGGGTCAAGGACGACGCCACCCAGTTCGCGCACGCCGGCGCCAGCGCTGAGCCGGCCGCCAACGCCGGCGTGCTGACCCGCGCGGTGGGTGCGCAGGAACCGCTGTTCGTGGACTGGGTGCTGGCGCCGAGCGCGTCCGGCGCGCAGTTCCTGCTGTGCAGCGACGGCATCAACAAGGAAATCCCCGACCCGGAGCTGGATGCCGAGTGCCGCCTGCATGGCGAGCCGCAGGCGCTGCTGACGCGGTTGTTCGAATTGGCGATGGGCCGGGCGGCGCGCGACAACGTCACCGCCGTCGTCGTCCGCCTGCAGGAGTGA
- the icmH gene encoding type IVB secretion system protein IcmH/DotU, with the protein MASAPAPGDADISEFLGRSVNPLVQAASPLLLLAVQLRHSVALPDVARLREQVTAQVRRFEQRARDGGAAPEAVTAARYVLCAMLDEAVLNAPWGEHSGWSQKTLLVVFHGESYGGAKFFQILERLCADVPRHVDLIELMYLCLALGFCGRYQIEAGGRAKLAEIQDDLYRRIRAQRGAAAETLAPHWQGVDDRRRRLARYLPLWVAALGMACIVLLAFAWFNARLNALSAPISAAAAQIGLQRGTPPDALRPPPPRVTLKQLLAPQERAGLLVVEEQANGQARVRLNANAMFASGGVEVDPDQLPLLGKIAAALEQLPGRVIVVGHTDDQPLRSLRFKDNYALSAARAEAVAQLLGQRLSVPGRIESAGAGDSQPVAVPPDLAANRTRNRRVEILFQPGE; encoded by the coding sequence ATGGCGTCCGCGCCTGCGCCCGGCGATGCCGACATCAGCGAATTCCTCGGCCGCAGCGTCAATCCGCTGGTGCAGGCGGCCAGCCCGCTGTTGCTGCTGGCGGTGCAGCTGCGGCACAGCGTGGCGCTGCCGGACGTGGCGCGGCTGCGCGAGCAGGTGACCGCGCAGGTGCGGCGCTTCGAGCAGCGTGCGCGCGACGGTGGCGCGGCCCCCGAAGCGGTCACCGCCGCCCGCTACGTGCTGTGCGCGATGCTCGACGAGGCGGTGCTCAATGCGCCGTGGGGCGAGCACAGCGGCTGGTCGCAGAAGACCTTGCTGGTGGTGTTCCATGGCGAGTCCTACGGCGGCGCCAAGTTCTTCCAGATCCTCGAACGCCTGTGCGCGGACGTGCCGCGCCACGTCGACCTGATCGAGCTGATGTACCTGTGCCTGGCGCTGGGCTTCTGCGGTCGCTACCAGATCGAGGCCGGCGGCCGCGCCAAGTTGGCCGAGATCCAGGACGACCTGTACCGGCGCATCCGCGCCCAGCGCGGCGCCGCGGCGGAGACGCTGGCGCCGCATTGGCAGGGCGTGGACGACCGCCGCCGGCGCCTGGCGCGCTACCTGCCGCTGTGGGTGGCCGCATTGGGCATGGCCTGCATCGTGCTGCTGGCGTTCGCGTGGTTCAACGCGCGGCTCAATGCGCTGTCGGCGCCGATCAGCGCCGCCGCCGCGCAGATCGGCCTGCAGCGCGGCACGCCGCCGGACGCGCTGCGGCCGCCGCCGCCGCGGGTCACGCTCAAGCAGTTGCTGGCGCCGCAGGAGCGCGCCGGCCTGCTCGTCGTCGAGGAACAGGCCAACGGCCAGGCGCGGGTGCGGCTCAACGCCAACGCGATGTTCGCCTCCGGCGGGGTCGAGGTCGATCCGGACCAGCTGCCGCTGCTGGGCAAGATCGCCGCGGCACTGGAGCAGCTGCCGGGGCGGGTGATCGTGGTCGGGCATACCGACGACCAGCCGCTGCGTTCGCTGCGCTTCAAGGACAACTACGCGCTGTCGGCCGCGCGCGCAGAAGCGGTGGCGCAGCTGCTGGGGCAACGCCTGTCGGTGCCGGGGCGGATCGAATCGGCCGGCGCCGGCGATTCGCAGCCGGTGGCCGTGCCGCCGGACCTGGCGGCCAACCGGACGCGCAACCGCCGCGTCGAAATCCTGTTCCAACCGGGGGAGTGA